The nucleotide sequence GCCGCGCCATCCCGGTTCAGCCGCGTCAGCTCGACGCCGCGCCCTCGCCCAGCGCCAGCTCCTGCCGCTTGCCGAACCCCTGCTGGTTGTCGATGTAGTACAGCCTCTCCGGAATCACCCGGTAGAACTTCACCTTGAGAAACGCCTTGTGGTAGATGCCGCTCGCCGGGTCCGTGAAGAGCTTGATGATACCCGGGTACTTGCGCGCGTACACCGCCAGAGCCTTGCCCTTGGCGATGACAGAGTCCACGAGCTCGACGGTGCCCTCGAGCTGGATTCCCTTGATCTCGCGCCAGTCCTGATAGTCCTCCTGGACGGTCACCGCCACCCGCGGGTTGTCGGCGAGGTTGGTGCAATGGCGCGAGTCCGGCGAGGAGAAGAAGTAGAGCTGAAGTCCGTCGCTGGCATAGAACACCGTGGCGTTCCACGGCATGCCGTCGCGGCAGGTGCCGAGGGTCATGGTGTTGTGTGTGCGGAGGTATTCCAGCACCTGTTCTTCGAGTTCGGCCATGCGGCTCTCGGCGCGAACGCGCGGCGCTCACCCGCGAACGCGGCTCCGGCTCATTCCTTGTCGCCGGGGAAACGGCTCAGGGACTCCTCGTCCCAGCGGTGGAACATGTCGGTCTCGACGTCGAACTGGTCGAGGATCCGCGCCACGGTCTGGTTGATGACGTCGTCCAGGGTCTTGGGCCGGTGATAGAAGGCGGGCACCGGCGGAAAGATCACCGCGCCCATGCGCGTGAGCTGCGCCATGCTCTCCAGGTGCCCCAGGTGCAGCGGGGTTTCCCGCACCACCAGCACGAGCTTCTTCCGCTCCTTCAGGATGACGTCCGAGGCGCGCACCAGCAGGTCGCCGCCGACGGACATCACGATGCCGCCCATGGACTTCATGGAGCACGGCGCGATGACCATCCCCTCGGTGCGGAACGAGCCGCTGGCGATGCTCGCGCCGATGTTGTTGATGTCGTGCACCATGTCGGCCATGGCTTCGACTTCCTTGACCGTGTGCGGCGTCTCCACCTGGAGGGTCATCTTGGCTGCCTTGCTCATGACCAGGTGGGTCTCGATGTCCGGTATCCTGTGCAGCACCTGGAGTATGCGGATTCCGTAGATGGATCCGGTGGCCCCTGACAGGCCTACGATGACACGACGCATGCGGCATTACCTCCTGTAAACGTGCCTACTCGCCGAAAACCACGGTCAGCTCGTCGCCGTCCCGCACCGAGCGGTTCTGCTTCAACGAGACCGAGGCGATGATCTCCAGCTTGTCGGCGGGATAGTCCTTGACCTCGGGCACCACCACCGCGACCCTTTCGCGCGGCCCCGTCGCGGATGG is from Deltaproteobacteria bacterium and encodes:
- a CDS encoding pyridoxamine 5'-phosphate oxidase family protein, whose translation is MAELEEQVLEYLRTHNTMTLGTCRDGMPWNATVFYASDGLQLYFFSSPDSRHCTNLADNPRVAVTVQEDYQDWREIKGIQLEGTVELVDSVIAKGKALAVYARKYPGIIKLFTDPASGIYHKAFLKVKFYRVIPERLYYIDNQQGFGKRQELALGEGAASS
- a CDS encoding UbiX family flavin prenyltransferase; this encodes MRRVIVGLSGATGSIYGIRILQVLHRIPDIETHLVMSKAAKMTLQVETPHTVKEVEAMADMVHDINNIGASIASGSFRTEGMVIAPCSMKSMGGIVMSVGGDLLVRASDVILKERKKLVLVVRETPLHLGHLESMAQLTRMGAVIFPPVPAFYHRPKTLDDVINQTVARILDQFDVETDMFHRWDEESLSRFPGDKE